From a region of the Alnus glutinosa chromosome 1, dhAlnGlut1.1, whole genome shotgun sequence genome:
- the LOC133869132 gene encoding uncharacterized protein LOC133869132 isoform X2: MGTKVQCKGYLPGYYTMRDLNENSNSCSWSLYYGDKTSVNGQYYNDFLPRAATDSYPGYDKDAVKHMMLEHEAIFKNQVFELHRLYRIQRDLMGEFKTKELHKNRMPIESSLSSSPLASQITSEDARKWHIPSFPLANSVCARPSVSGVEDIHSTLSSIKGNSAQGGPFLSQNGGNSKDLEVLDSRPSKVRRKTFDLQLPADEYIDTEEGDQLSKERVSGMSSYHSNRNHNVGPENGVKLFPIDGGKSGFQGEALTSDSCLESRNGLADLNEPIQIEETNASVYVDILARGACHLEVQGPDLSAKPNSQFLGLQKGISLNSHNGTDNGTWNNRHLENNGNGKGWFSHVLESGHSKSNLNSASQGFQPEISSQPMQVLLNKAHESSAYHLTDQSKIGLWNERTVCPLEMSDRGHEISSNKHLGSSVASHVPSPYTIAPSSDFARSWSHSVSSWERQSSSLSQKSISVKKQPYLNSSANLSKSSQSSVQSNVVFGDSWHLKSNPRCDPAFGSEVPNRNGFYHGSSSGSKELPVHLPSISYDYLNSSNDHHRAPDLFFNNGMMKYYKGSDCMDMKSVKDENVNVVLSNSSSNKVAPQQGFEMIDGGQKHEEHLAVLPWLRPKPASKNQASNAGRISTAEEPSFLQFSPKQLSNKIETEKGANEIFTQNLKSDSCSNDVEVKRSEAGAHPSNRKILGFPIFEKSHISKNESSSFTSPSVSLPLPSEGEVVENNRKTRVLDINLPCEPAVTDLGNQITAEILVKDKKTDTNVSIFRHNIDLNSSIGDDETSLLPSIPSTNVKITAGIDLEAPVVVETEEDVIPGEAAEKQHVALLQSLQHKAEHPEDEVMMVAAEAIVAISSSGLHNQFDDTTCNPSEASVDRLNWFVEIVSSCGDDIENNSDVVLRVKNSEDNEEEGSDYFELMTLKLIETKEEDYMPKPLVPENLRLVETAATLLPNRARKGQARRGRQRRDFQRDILPGLASLSRHEVTEDLQTFGGLMRATGHLWHSGLTRRSSTRNGCGRGRRRSVASSSPTVPMSSACTPLIQQLNNVEVGLEDRSLTGWGKTTRRPRRQRYPAG; the protein is encoded by the exons ATGGGAACAAAAGTGCAGTGTAAAGGTTATCTACCAGGATATTACACAATGAGGGATCTTAACGAGAATTCTAACAGTTGTAGCTGGTCCCTGTATTATGGGGATAAAACCTCGGTAAATGGGCAGTATTATAATGATTTCTTGCCGAGGGCTGCCACAGATTCATATCCTGGTTATGATAAGGATGCAGTGAAGCATATGATGCTTGAGCATGAGGCGATATTCAAAAATCAG GTGTTTGAACTTCACCGCCTTTATAGAATACAGAGGGATTTGATGGGTGAATTTAAGACGAAAGAATTACATAAAAACCGGATGCCCATTGAGTCATCATTGTCATCAAGTCCCTTAGCATCTCAAATTACATCTGAAGATGCTCGGAAATGGCATATCCCCAGCTTCCCTCTGGCAAACTCTGTTTGTGCTAGACCATCTGTTTCAGGTGTTGAGGACATTCATTCTACTTTGAGTTCTATAAAAGGAAACAGCGCACAAGGTGGTCCTTTTTTATCCCAAAATGGGGGTAATTCAAAGGATTTAGAGGTGCTGGACTCCAGACCGTCAAAGGTCAGGAGGAAAACGTTTGATCTTCAACTTCCAGCTGATGAATACATTGATACTGAAGAAGGGGATCAGTTAAGCAAAGAAAGAGTATCTGGCATGTCAAGTTATCATTCTAATAGAAATCATAATGTTGGTCCTGAGAATGGTGTAAAGCTGTTTCCTATTGATGGTGGGAAGAGTGGATTTCAAGGAGAGGCTTTGACATCTGATTCGTGTTTAGAGAGCAGAAATGGTTTGGCGGACTTGAATGAGCCTATTCAGATAGAAGAAACAAATGCTTCTGTATATGTTGATATTCTGGCCCGTGGTGCCTGTCACCTTGAGGTTCAAGGCCCTGATCTGTCTGCTAAACCAAACTCTCAGTTTCTAGGTTTGCAAAAGGGAATTTCGCTCAACTCCCACAATGGAACTGATAATGGGACTTGGAACAATCGGCACTTAGAGAACAATGGAAATGGAAAAGGGTGGTTTTCCCATGTGCTTGAATCAG GGCACAGTAAAAGCAACTTGAACTCTGCTTCTCAAGGTttccaaccagaaatatctTCCCAGCCAATGCAAGTTTTGCTTAACAAAGCTCATGAATCTTCTGCTTACCATCTAACTGATCAAAGCAAGATAGGATTGTGGAATGAAAGAACAGTTTGTCCTTTGGAAATGTCTGACAGAGGTCATGAAATCTCCAGTAATAAGCATCTGGGGTCAAGTGTGGCCTCCCATGTACCTAGTCCATATACTATTGCCCCTTCCTCTGATTTCGCCAGGTCTTGGTCTCACTCAGTTTCATCTTGGGAAAGGCAAAGTAGTAGCTTAAGCCAGAAGTCAATATCAGTTAAAAAACAACCATATTTGAACTCATCTGCTAACTTGAGTAAGAGTTCTCAGTCATCAGTGCAGAGCAATGTAGTTTTTGGAGATTCTTGGCATCTTAAGAGCAATCCTAGATGTGACCCAGCTTTTGGAAGTGAAGTGCCTAACAGAAATGGATTTTACCATGGGTCATCATCGGGGTCCAAGGAACTACCAGTTCATCTCCCTTCAATCAGCTATGATTATTTGAACAGCAGTAATGATCACCACAGAGCTCCTGACCTCTTCTTCAATAATGGTATGATGAAGTACTATAAGGGTTCAGATTGCATGGACATGAAATCTGTAAAAGATGAGAACGTGAATGTGGTGCTTTCAAACAGTTCATCCAATAAAGTAGCTCCCCAGCAAGGTTTTGAGATGATAGATGGAGGACAGAAGCATGAAGAGCATCTTGCGGTCTTGCCATGGCTCAGACCTAAGCCTGCTTCTAAGAATCAGGCATCCAATGCAGGGAGAATTTCAACTGCAGAGGAGCCGAGTTTCTTGCAATTTTCACCTAAACAGTTATCCAACAAAATTGAAACGGAGAAGGGAGCTAATGAAATTTTTACCCAGAATTTGAAATCGGATTCATGTTCTAATGATGTTGAGGTCAAGAGGAGTGAAGCAGGAGCCCACCCGAGTAATAGAAAAATTCTTGGGTTTCCCATCTTTGAAAAGTCTCATATTTCCAAGAACGAGTCTTCTTCTTTCACCTCCCCTTCTGTGTCCCTTCCTCTCCCATCTGAAGGTGAAGTTGTGGAGAATAACAGGAAAACCAGAGTCCTTGATATAAACTTGCCTTGTGAACCTGCAGTTACTGACTTGGGCAATCAGATAACGGCAGAGATTCTGGTTAAAGATAAGAAAACAGATACAAATGTTTCCATTTTCAGACATAACATTGATCTGAATTCCAGTATAGGTGACGACGAAACATCCTTGTTACCTTCTATTCCAAGCACTAATGTGAAGATTACAGCAGGGATAGATTTAGAAGCCCCTGTAGTTGTTGAGACCGAGGAGGATGTAATTCCTGGAGAAGCTGCAGAAAAGCAGCATGTGGCTCTTCTGCAATCACTACAGCATAAAGCTGAGCACCCAGAGGATgaagttatgatggtagcagCGGAGGCAATAGTTGCCATCTCATCATCAGGTCTCCACAATCAGTTTGATGATACCACTTGCAATCCATCAGAGGCTTCTGTGGACCGCCTTAATTGGTTTGTGGAGATAGTTTCCTCATGTGGAGATGATATTGAGAACAATTCCGACGTTGTTTTGAGAGTAAAAAATAGTGAggataatgaagaagaagggagtGATTACTTTGAGCTCATGACATTAAAACTAATAGAGACAAAGGAAGAAGATTATATGCCTAAACCTCTGGTTCCAGAAAACTTAAGGCTGGTGGAAACTGCAGCCACTTTATTACCAAATCGGGCCCGGAAGGGCCAGGCAAGAAGAGGCAGGCAGCGAAGAGACTTCCAAAGAGACATCCTTCCAGGCCTTGCTTCTCTTTCAAGGCATGAGGTAACAGAGGATCTTCAGACATTTGGGGGGCTGATGCGAGCAACAGGTCATTTGTGGCATTCAGGATTGACAAGGAGGAGTTCTACTAGAAATGGTTGTGGAAGGGGAAGGCGGCGGTCAGTGGCTAGCTCCTCCCCCACTGTGCCAATGAGCTCAGCTTGCACTCCGCTGATACAGCAGCTTAATAACGTTGAAGTGGGACTGGAGGATAGAAGCCTAACAGGGTGGGGGAAGACAACTAGAAGACCCCGCCGGCAGAGATACCCTGCAG GTTGA
- the LOC133869132 gene encoding uncharacterized protein LOC133869132 isoform X1 has protein sequence MGTKVQCKGYLPGYYTMRDLNENSNSCSWSLYYGDKTSVNGQYYNDFLPRAATDSYPGYDKDAVKHMMLEHEAIFKNQVFELHRLYRIQRDLMGEFKTKELHKNRMPIESSLSSSPLASQITSEDARKWHIPSFPLANSVCARPSVSGVEDIHSTLSSIKGNSAQGGPFLSQNGGNSKDLEVLDSRPSKVRRKTFDLQLPADEYIDTEEGDQLSKERVSGMSSYHSNRNHNVGPENGVKLFPIDGGKSGFQGEALTSDSCLESRNGLADLNEPIQIEETNASVYVDILARGACHLEVQGPDLSAKPNSQFLGLQKGISLNSHNGTDNGTWNNRHLENNGNGKGWFSHVLESGHSKSNLNSASQGFQPEISSQPMQVLLNKAHESSAYHLTDQSKIGLWNERTVCPLEMSDRGHEISSNKHLGSSVASHVPSPYTIAPSSDFARSWSHSVSSWERQSSSLSQKSISVKKQPYLNSSANLSKSSQSSVQSNVVFGDSWHLKSNPRCDPAFGSEVPNRNGFYHGSSSGSKELPVHLPSISYDYLNSSNDHHRAPDLFFNNGMMKYYKGSDCMDMKSVKDENVNVVLSNSSSNKVAPQQGFEMIDGGQKHEEHLAVLPWLRPKPASKNQASNAGRISTAEEPSFLQFSPKQLSNKIETEKGANEIFTQNLKSDSCSNDVEVKRSEAGAHPSNRKILGFPIFEKSHISKNESSSFTSPSVSLPLPSEGEVVENNRKTRVLDINLPCEPAVTDLGNQITAEILVKDKKTDTNVSIFRHNIDLNSSIGDDETSLLPSIPSTNVKITAGIDLEAPVVVETEEDVIPGEAAEKQHVALLQSLQHKAEHPEDEVMMVAAEAIVAISSSGLHNQFDDTTCNPSEASVDRLNWFVEIVSSCGDDIENNSDVVLRVKNSEDNEEEGSDYFELMTLKLIETKEEDYMPKPLVPENLRLVETAATLLPNRARKGQARRGRQRRDFQRDILPGLASLSRHEVTEDLQTFGGLMRATGHLWHSGLTRRSSTRNGCGRGRRRSVASSSPTVPMSSACTPLIQQLNNVEVGLEDRSLTGWGKTTRRPRRQRYPADEEILLYKEH, from the exons ATGGGAACAAAAGTGCAGTGTAAAGGTTATCTACCAGGATATTACACAATGAGGGATCTTAACGAGAATTCTAACAGTTGTAGCTGGTCCCTGTATTATGGGGATAAAACCTCGGTAAATGGGCAGTATTATAATGATTTCTTGCCGAGGGCTGCCACAGATTCATATCCTGGTTATGATAAGGATGCAGTGAAGCATATGATGCTTGAGCATGAGGCGATATTCAAAAATCAG GTGTTTGAACTTCACCGCCTTTATAGAATACAGAGGGATTTGATGGGTGAATTTAAGACGAAAGAATTACATAAAAACCGGATGCCCATTGAGTCATCATTGTCATCAAGTCCCTTAGCATCTCAAATTACATCTGAAGATGCTCGGAAATGGCATATCCCCAGCTTCCCTCTGGCAAACTCTGTTTGTGCTAGACCATCTGTTTCAGGTGTTGAGGACATTCATTCTACTTTGAGTTCTATAAAAGGAAACAGCGCACAAGGTGGTCCTTTTTTATCCCAAAATGGGGGTAATTCAAAGGATTTAGAGGTGCTGGACTCCAGACCGTCAAAGGTCAGGAGGAAAACGTTTGATCTTCAACTTCCAGCTGATGAATACATTGATACTGAAGAAGGGGATCAGTTAAGCAAAGAAAGAGTATCTGGCATGTCAAGTTATCATTCTAATAGAAATCATAATGTTGGTCCTGAGAATGGTGTAAAGCTGTTTCCTATTGATGGTGGGAAGAGTGGATTTCAAGGAGAGGCTTTGACATCTGATTCGTGTTTAGAGAGCAGAAATGGTTTGGCGGACTTGAATGAGCCTATTCAGATAGAAGAAACAAATGCTTCTGTATATGTTGATATTCTGGCCCGTGGTGCCTGTCACCTTGAGGTTCAAGGCCCTGATCTGTCTGCTAAACCAAACTCTCAGTTTCTAGGTTTGCAAAAGGGAATTTCGCTCAACTCCCACAATGGAACTGATAATGGGACTTGGAACAATCGGCACTTAGAGAACAATGGAAATGGAAAAGGGTGGTTTTCCCATGTGCTTGAATCAG GGCACAGTAAAAGCAACTTGAACTCTGCTTCTCAAGGTttccaaccagaaatatctTCCCAGCCAATGCAAGTTTTGCTTAACAAAGCTCATGAATCTTCTGCTTACCATCTAACTGATCAAAGCAAGATAGGATTGTGGAATGAAAGAACAGTTTGTCCTTTGGAAATGTCTGACAGAGGTCATGAAATCTCCAGTAATAAGCATCTGGGGTCAAGTGTGGCCTCCCATGTACCTAGTCCATATACTATTGCCCCTTCCTCTGATTTCGCCAGGTCTTGGTCTCACTCAGTTTCATCTTGGGAAAGGCAAAGTAGTAGCTTAAGCCAGAAGTCAATATCAGTTAAAAAACAACCATATTTGAACTCATCTGCTAACTTGAGTAAGAGTTCTCAGTCATCAGTGCAGAGCAATGTAGTTTTTGGAGATTCTTGGCATCTTAAGAGCAATCCTAGATGTGACCCAGCTTTTGGAAGTGAAGTGCCTAACAGAAATGGATTTTACCATGGGTCATCATCGGGGTCCAAGGAACTACCAGTTCATCTCCCTTCAATCAGCTATGATTATTTGAACAGCAGTAATGATCACCACAGAGCTCCTGACCTCTTCTTCAATAATGGTATGATGAAGTACTATAAGGGTTCAGATTGCATGGACATGAAATCTGTAAAAGATGAGAACGTGAATGTGGTGCTTTCAAACAGTTCATCCAATAAAGTAGCTCCCCAGCAAGGTTTTGAGATGATAGATGGAGGACAGAAGCATGAAGAGCATCTTGCGGTCTTGCCATGGCTCAGACCTAAGCCTGCTTCTAAGAATCAGGCATCCAATGCAGGGAGAATTTCAACTGCAGAGGAGCCGAGTTTCTTGCAATTTTCACCTAAACAGTTATCCAACAAAATTGAAACGGAGAAGGGAGCTAATGAAATTTTTACCCAGAATTTGAAATCGGATTCATGTTCTAATGATGTTGAGGTCAAGAGGAGTGAAGCAGGAGCCCACCCGAGTAATAGAAAAATTCTTGGGTTTCCCATCTTTGAAAAGTCTCATATTTCCAAGAACGAGTCTTCTTCTTTCACCTCCCCTTCTGTGTCCCTTCCTCTCCCATCTGAAGGTGAAGTTGTGGAGAATAACAGGAAAACCAGAGTCCTTGATATAAACTTGCCTTGTGAACCTGCAGTTACTGACTTGGGCAATCAGATAACGGCAGAGATTCTGGTTAAAGATAAGAAAACAGATACAAATGTTTCCATTTTCAGACATAACATTGATCTGAATTCCAGTATAGGTGACGACGAAACATCCTTGTTACCTTCTATTCCAAGCACTAATGTGAAGATTACAGCAGGGATAGATTTAGAAGCCCCTGTAGTTGTTGAGACCGAGGAGGATGTAATTCCTGGAGAAGCTGCAGAAAAGCAGCATGTGGCTCTTCTGCAATCACTACAGCATAAAGCTGAGCACCCAGAGGATgaagttatgatggtagcagCGGAGGCAATAGTTGCCATCTCATCATCAGGTCTCCACAATCAGTTTGATGATACCACTTGCAATCCATCAGAGGCTTCTGTGGACCGCCTTAATTGGTTTGTGGAGATAGTTTCCTCATGTGGAGATGATATTGAGAACAATTCCGACGTTGTTTTGAGAGTAAAAAATAGTGAggataatgaagaagaagggagtGATTACTTTGAGCTCATGACATTAAAACTAATAGAGACAAAGGAAGAAGATTATATGCCTAAACCTCTGGTTCCAGAAAACTTAAGGCTGGTGGAAACTGCAGCCACTTTATTACCAAATCGGGCCCGGAAGGGCCAGGCAAGAAGAGGCAGGCAGCGAAGAGACTTCCAAAGAGACATCCTTCCAGGCCTTGCTTCTCTTTCAAGGCATGAGGTAACAGAGGATCTTCAGACATTTGGGGGGCTGATGCGAGCAACAGGTCATTTGTGGCATTCAGGATTGACAAGGAGGAGTTCTACTAGAAATGGTTGTGGAAGGGGAAGGCGGCGGTCAGTGGCTAGCTCCTCCCCCACTGTGCCAATGAGCTCAGCTTGCACTCCGCTGATACAGCAGCTTAATAACGTTGAAGTGGGACTGGAGGATAGAAGCCTAACAGGGTGGGGGAAGACAACTAGAAGACCCCGCCGGCAGAGATACCCTGCAG ACGAGGAAATTCTGCTGTACAAGGAGCACTAG
- the LOC133869150 gene encoding pentatricopeptide repeat-containing protein At2g03380, mitochondrial, with translation MKLAYTLCTRFPLTKKSYLPWRTLTYATHQQPLESPELAPAQTIASMHSISSNPGFTLLGFCRNTDALKIIHGLLIVNGLTGELLYDTKLVSLYGSFGQVEHARLVFDRIENPDFYSWKVMLRWYFLNDLYSEIIRFYTCMRICVRECDNIVFSIVLKACCELRNIYDGRKVHCQIAKAGSPDSFVLTNLVDMYGKCGEIGSSREVFDEILDRNVVSWTSMIVGYVQNDCPKEGLVLFNRMREGLVEGNQFTVGSLVTACTNLRALHQGKWLHGYLIKNGIEFNQFLVTALLDMYVKCGNVRDARSVFDELSAIDLVSWTAMIVGYAQSDQPNEALKLFMEKKWLNILPNSVTTASVLSACAQLGNLVIGRSVHGLGIKLGLGEPTVNNALIDMYAKCHMIRDAGYIFETVLDKNVITWNSIISGHSLIGHAYEALELFNRMRSDSVSPDAVTLVSVLSACASLGALRVGSSLHAFSIKEGLLSSSVYVGTALLNLYAKCGDVKSAHIVFDGMGEKNTITWSAIIGGYGMQGDGSGSLALFSEMLKEKLEPNEVIFTTILSACSHTGMIGEGWKCFSMMCQDFNFVPSMKHYACMVDLLSRAGRLEEAFDFIENMPVQPDVSLIGSFLHGCGLHARFDLGEVAIQKMLELHPNEASYYVLMCNLYASDGRWSQVNRVRELMKQRGLSKSPGCSLVEMDISDDISPARVASLPW, from the coding sequence ATGAAACTTGCCTACACCTTATGTACACGCTTCCCTCTTACCAAAAAGTCTTACCTTCCATGGCGGACGCTCACCTATGCAACCCATCAACAACCCTTAGAATCTCCGGAACTCGCTCCGGCTCAGACCATAGCTTCTATGCACTCCATCTCTTCAAACCCCGGTTTTACACTTCTGGGTTTCTGCAGAAACACCGATGCTCTCAAGATAATCCACGGTTTGCTCATCGTAAACGGCCTCACCGGTGAACTTCTGTACGATACGAAATTGGTTAGCTTGTATGGTTCGTTTGGGCAAGTTGAGCATGCCCGCTTGGTGTTTGATAGGATAGAAAACCCAGATTTTTATTCATGGAAGGTGATGCTCAGGTGGTACTTTCTGAACGATTTGTATTCGGAGATTATTCGGTTCTATACCTGTATGAGAATATGCGTCAGAGAGTGCGACAATATTGTATTTTCAATTGTGTTGAAGGCGTGTTGTGAACTGCGCAATATTTATGATGGGAGGAAGGTGCATTGCCAGATTGCTAAGGCGGGGAGCCCCGATAGTTTTGTGTTGACGAATCTTGTTGATATGTATGGGAAATGCGGAGAGATTGGGAGTTCTCGTGAGGTGTTCGATGAAATTCTTGATAGAAATGTGGTTTCATGGACATCAATGATCGTGGGGTATGTGCAGAATGATTGTCCCAAAGAAGGGTTGGTTTTGTTTAACAGAATGAGAGAAGGGTTAGTTGAAGGTAACCAGTTTACTGTAGGGAGCTTAGTCACTGCGTGTACAAATTTACGAGCTTTACATCAGGGGAAGTGGCTTCATGGGTATTTGATTAAGAATGGTATTGAATTTAATCAGTTCTTGGTGACAGCACTTCTAGACATGTATGTTAAGTGTGGGAATGTTAGAGATGCTCGTTCTGTCTTTGATGAGCTTTCTGCTATTGATCTTGTGTCATGGACAGCAATGATTGTTGGATACGCACAGAGTGACCAGCCCAATGAGGCATTAAAGTTGTTTATGGAGAAGAAATGGCTTAATATATTGCCAAATTCTGTCACGACTGCAAGTGTGCTTTCGGCATGTGCACAGTTAGGCAATTTAGTTATTGGACGGTCAGTTCATGGTCTGGGGATTAAGCTTGGGTTAGGAGAACCTACGGTGAACAATGCGCTTATAGACATGTATGCAAAATGTCATATGATCAGAGATGCTGGTTATATATTTGAAACAGTTTTAGACAAGAATGTGATTACTTGGAATTCAATTATATCTGGCCATTCACTAATTGGTCATGCATATGAAGCTCTTGAACTCTTTAACCGAATGAGATCGGATTCTGTCTCACCTGATGCAGTCACACTTGTTAGTGTTCTCTCAGCTTGTGCTTCCCTTGGTGCTCTTCGAGTCGGTTCTTCACTTCATGCTTTCTCTATAAAGGAGGGCCTACTATCATCTAGTGTCTATGTTGGCACTGCGCTTCTTAACTTGTATGCCAAATGCGGGGATGTGAAGTCCGCTCATATAGTATTTGATGGGATGGGGGAGAAGAACACTATCACGTGGAGTGCAATTATTGGTGGTTATGGAATGCAAGGGGATGGTAGTGGGTCCCTAGCACTTTTCAGCGAGATGTTGAAAGAAAAATTGGAGCCCAACGAAGTAATTTTCACGACTATATTATCAGCGTGTAGCCATACAGGGATGATTGGGGAGGGCTGGAAGTGTTTCAGTATGATGTGCCAGGACTTTAACTTTGTTCCTTCGATGAAGCATTATGCATGTATGGTAGATCTATTATCTCGTGCAGGCAGACTTGAAGAAGCCTTTGACTTTATTGAGAATATGCCAGTACAGCCAGATGTTAGTTTGATTGGATCTTTTCTCCATGGATGTGGACTCCATGCAAGGTTTGATCTTGGAGAAGTGGCAATCCAGAAAATGCTGGAGTTACATCCTAATGAAGCTAGTTACTATGTACTCATGTGTAACTTGTATGCTTCAGATGGAAGATGGAGCCAGGTTAACCGGGTGAGGGAGCTGATGAAGCAAAGAGGATTGAGCAAGTCCCCTGGGTGTAGCCTAGTGGAGATGGATATTAGTGATGATATCTCACCTGCCAGAGTGGCATCTCTTCCATGGTAA